The DNA region CAACCCCATCTGGCAGGGGGCAGTAGCGCCGCCGAACTCGCCCCGCGCATCGGTCTGTCACCCCACGACACACAGACTGTCCTGTACCGGCTCCGCGCCATGGACCTGATCACCCCGCAACGTGCGGCCGCGGCGCGTCACGCCACCACTCAGCAGGCCGCCCTCCCGCATGAACCGGGGGACTCCTCAGGCGACCGCATGCCCCTTTCTTCGGCCTCTGCTACGCCGCGCCCGCTGGTGCAGCGTCTGCTGGGTGCGCTGCGCCGCTTCACCCAGGGAGGCACCGCATGACCACCGATCAACCCCCACTCAAACTGGTGATCTCCGGACCGGTCGGCGCAGGCAAGACCACCTTTGTCCAGACCATCTCCGAGACCCCGGTGGTCGCCACCGAGGCTGAGGCCAGCGAGGACATCGGCAAGCAATACACCACCGTCGCCTTTGATTTCGGCACCCTCCACCTGGACGGCCAGGACGTTCATCTGTACGGCACACCGGGCCAGGACCGCTTCAACTTCATGTGGGAAGTGCTCTGCGAGGGCGCGCTGGGCCTGCTGCTGCTCGTCGCCGGAGACCGCCCCGAAGACTTTACGCATGCCCGCAACATGCTCGACTTCATTACCAGCCGGATTCCCGT from Deinococcus humi includes:
- a CDS encoding GTP-binding protein; this translates as MTTDQPPLKLVISGPVGAGKTTFVQTISETPVVATEAEASEDIGKQYTTVAFDFGTLHLDGQDVHLYGTPGQDRFNFMWEVLCEGALGLLLLVAGDRPEDFTHARNMLDFITSRIPVPFLVGVTRQDQTHVWQPQDVALYFGLPERQVVGLNATCPDEVRRTLATLLELQLTPLP